From Andrena cerasifolii isolate SP2316 chromosome 12, iyAndCera1_principal, whole genome shotgun sequence, a single genomic window includes:
- the LOC143375529 gene encoding uncharacterized protein LOC143375529 isoform X3 — MSSFKRRNRNKSPRQSLIGGKGYVSSYVKQGTKKAKEVQKALESLCGDSSSSDERLPALRLSPLTTCRVDLNKKAKQAATSSTTKASQNNKSLLSLEEDISLIPSDDNSMSDKRKKTRSSVSSKDTMAKKSQRRKCYLSSDSKSSESDDNKQKALSKTNAKGKNTVNNVRKKRNESKDPEDSDSDHNIFDKSTENKEKRHVKFLKQNIVELVKEDGESSSGKEFQKSKLSRDCSIVVRKLSESIGNHSKPKKPSPTSTKHGEENTMISKEQSLNFKSRVIKTLNRFKDVCSEYELHMERVKCKYFKKKLMYRESAKNVINKSKDVIVRLRTELDAQEKELTDFYEEWHKNCTSENTSQENSSFSESDVAQTTHDAMKRKSPSEKENVVSDCESKKIFSEDESIETNIKENKKDKDPPLDETEKVVDKVVEDDNNEDASSAEDNAVASPILGNKKKKEASSEVHSKDKSGRIGIKEVGSTKSEEDENEHDKNDSSEDMFETSVENIEATDTSKVNDDEFEEQNNLGSKKVNNEESENTKSDSNTKENLVKNGELNVEPDNEDLNTDGGTSIMPKPVISPKVKSKSDTESRATAKIKTTDDNCSDKPNEEEKAKKALLDSDSDTLVTEESMSENSNRVSITDNPPEKCASKLEPLKCGKKGQKDEENTDSACKGGSLEEQDKVTKAEHCAKRALRESNSDDTATLSATKSATSDKKHESDNRSKDVRAKAKLLVSSNSESSSSDNEDKLNFKKIEASLDKLEKNTDLDVSVNEKAKKRRIDLKKICDSQSDEKLRTDCHVFIERLPQEDLKNYANALQKSRQYLEDKKIKSLIDLDRLAKCQSRASDSAQSITPKKKAKAAKEEEDSLLNHLKKVENGEFDKNLERDSSSDSINAIEEPQIAFSTNEELMKEADMVAKNMLLNSDSDIGEQKAASESSESEPKKSNAEEEDDTEKSVRKQQKKKNAPASDKTKDDKDDDEREKSSWRRDKLLTTKFSESDSDAQRKEWNEKQRKLQKMADESDTEHSDANDTGIKRKKRIRRKILNSDSDKEMLNSDSDSDKSIIIQDEASSDSTAGKKKRRKRKARKSSDTDSSVTEKRPKSKRRRIKNLDTDSDESTDNDQITNSQGTPGKKGRKNIRRMIKDKQVADDTKQAAKEEEERMKRIDERQKLYNEMYEARLASEEKVESLVLDFDPETKKELISVHQDLVKRLKPHQAKGIKFMWDACFESLERIKNSSGSGCIIAHCMGLGKTLQVIALIHTLLRHEETGMKSIMIVSPLSTVLNWVNEFNLWLNNIEDGDFEVYEMTKLKKNVDRKYQLESWQKTGGVLIIGYEMFRNLSGTNNKMRKNMKEAILKYLIDPGPDMIVCDEGHLLKNEDTALSKSITRIKTLRRIILTGTPLQNNLIEYHCMVQFIKPRLLGTKKEFLNRFVNPITNGQFDDSTESDVKLMKKRAYVLHKMLKGCVQRFDYSVLMPFLPPKQEYVIFVRLTEVQINLYQHYLDNWARRLRVASGALFADYQALQRIWTHPLVLRLNAEKMDKINEKKFRSSDDSEGSLRDFIHDSDTQTTEDSSSSSVSNSSDDDDVKNTEPASTNDTKKDNDTGTILRFYELPANVISMPIILSSYLDIEELSKPEEIEKNKDDWWFQFVQPDDYKDLRLSGKLLLLFGILKECEQIGDKVLIFSQSLYSLTLIETFLEIIDDETQHGESSELIEGHTGQWRLGLDYFRLDGKTSAENRNKWCKIFNRPTNTRARLFLISTRAGGLGINLTAANRVIIFDASWNPSHDVQSIFRIYRFGQKKPCYIYRFLAAGTMEEKIYNRQVTKLSLSCRVVDEQQIERHYSNHDLNELYNFDLYTNANAERPTLNLPKDRLLADIFLKYKNSVENYHEHDSLLENKAEEKLDEEERKQAWLEYEEEKKGKPMITAYPTYLPISSNIMGNQYNLTSQMYGSTDYEKLQQLIRKDYPNATPEAQKIMTARVLTDMYSYWEQQTYHNTANRLPTQNAGMMQSPMGMQVPNLARMLPVTPNTNDASGQARNELPRNDKNVTKSKDRDDDIVEL, encoded by the exons ATGTCTTCTTTTAA AAGACGTAATAGAAACAAAAGCCCGCGACAGTCTCTGATTGGCGGGAAAGGCTACGTTTCTTCGTATGTCAAGCAGGGAACTAAGAAAGCAAAAGAAGTACAGAAGGCATTAGAATCTTTATGCGGAGATTCTAGTTCTTCGGATGAAAGATTGCCCGCTTTAAGGCTTAGCCCTCTAACTACATGTAGGGTAGATTTAAACAAAAAGGCCAAGCAAGCTGCGACGAGCAGTACAACGAAAGCCAGTCAGAATAATAAGAGTCTGCTTAGTTTGGAGGAAGATATTTCGCTAATACCTTCAGATGACAATAGCATGagtgataaaagaaaaaaaacgagaTCGTCTGTGTCGTCTAAAGACACTATGGCAAAGAAGTCGCAGAGGAGAAAATGTTATTTGTCGTCGGATAGCAAAAGCAGCGAAAGTGATGATAATAAGCAGAAGGCGTTGAGCAAAACCAATGCTAAAGGTAAGAATACTGTTAATAACGTGAGGAAAAAGAGAAATGAGAGTAAAGATCCGGAAGACAGTGATTCCGACCACAATATATTCGATAAGTCTACCGAGAATAAGGAAAAAAGACACGTTAAGTTCCTAAAGCAAAACATCGTCGAGTTGGTCAAAGAAGATGGCGAGTCTAGTTCTGGCAAGGAATTTCAGAAATCGAAACTTTCTCGTGACTGTTCTATTGTGGTGAGAAAATTGAGCGAGAGCATAGGGAATCATTCGAAGCCTAAAAAGCCTAGTCCGACGTCCACAAAACACGGGGAGGAAAATACCATGATCAGCAAAGAGCAGAGTCTAAATTTCAAGTCACGTGTGATTAAAACTTTGAATCGATTTAAGGATGTCTGCTCGGAGTACGAACTACATATGGAGCGAGTaaaatgtaagtatttcaaGAAGAAGTTGATGTACCGAGAGTCTgcgaaaaatgtaataaataagtCGAAGGATGTGATCGTTAGACTTAGAACGGAGCTTGATGCGCAAGAGAAGGAGTTGACAGATTTCTACGAAGAATGGCACAAGAACTGTACCTCAGAAAATACAAGTCAGGAGAACAGCTCCTTCAGCGAGAGCGACGTGGCACAGACGACGCATGATGCGATGAAAAGGAAATCCCCTTCGGAGAAAGAAAATGTGGTCTCAGATTGTGAAAGCAAGAAAATATTCTCCGAGGATGAAAGTATCGAAACGAATATCAAAGAAAATAAGAAAGACAAAGACCCACCACTTGATGAAACAGAGAAAGTTGTTGATAAAGTGGTCGAGGATGACAATAATGAGGATGCTTCATCTGCAGAAGATAATGCAGTTGCTTCTCCAATTTTAGGGaacaagaagaaaaaagaagcgTCCAGCGAAGTGCATTCAAAGGATAAGTCGGGAAGAATTGGTATAAAAGAGGTGGGCTCTACAAAATCTGAGGAAGATGAGAATGAACATGATAAGAATGATTCTTCGGAAGATATGTTTGAGACATCTGTGGAGAATATTGAAGCTACCGATACTTCGAAGGTCAATGACGATGAATTCGAGGAGCAGAACAATTTAGGGTCCAAGAAAGTTAATAATGAAGAATCGGAAAATACAAAGAGTGATTCGAACACAAAGGAGAATCTGGTGAAGAACGGAGAATTGAACGTAGAGCCTGATAATGAAGATTTGAATACGGACGGAGGGACGAGTATAATGCCCAAACCAGTGATTTCTCCAAAAGTAAAATCGAAGTCCGATACTGAATCACGTGCGACGGCCAAGATCAAAACAACTGATGACAATTGTTCAGACAAACCGAACGAAGAAGAGAAAGCCAAGAAGGCATTGTTGGACTCAGATTCAGACACTCTTGTGACTGAAGAATCTATGTCTGAAAACTCTAACAGAGTATCCATAACAGACAATCCGCCAGAAAAGTGCGCTTCAAAATTGGAGCCACTGAAATGTGGCAAGAAGGGACAGAAGGATGAGGAGAATACCGATTCGGCTTGTAAAGGCGGTTCCTTGGAAGAACAGGACAAGGTTACGAAAGCAGAGCACTGCGCTAAGCGTGCTCTTCGTGAATCAAATTCAGACGACACTGCGACTCTTTCCGCCACGAAATCTGCTACTTCTGATAAAAAACACGAGTCTGATAATCGCAGTAAAGACGTACGCGCAAAGGCGAAGCTATTGGTTTCTTCGAACAGTGAAAGCTCGAGCTCTGATAATGAGgacaaattaaattttaaaaagatagaGGCCTCTTTAGATAAATTGGAAAAGAATACAGACCTTGATGTTAGCGTTAACGAGAAGGCGAAGAAACGAcgaatcgatttaaaaaaaatatgtgattcTCAATCCGATGAGAAACTGAGAACCGATTGTCACGTCTTCATTGAAAGACTACCCCAAgaagatttgaaaaattatgcGAACGCATTGCAGAAATCACGACAGTATTTGGaggataaaaagattaaaag TCTCATTGATTTGGACAGACTTGCAAAATGCCAGAGTAGAGCAAGTGATTCGGCGCAAAGTATTACGCCCAAAAAGAAGGCTAAAGCTGCGAAAGAAGAGGAAGACTCTCTTTTGAATCATTTAAAGAAAGTAGAAAACGGGGAATTCGATAAGAATTTAGAACGAGATTCTAGCTCTGATAGCATTAACGCAATCGAAGAACCGCAGATTGCTTTTTCGACCAATGAAGAGTTAATGAAGGAAGCAGATATGGTTGCGAAGAACATGCTCTTAAATTCTGATTCAGATATTG GAGAACAGAAAGCTGCATCGGAAAGTAGCGAAAGTGAACCAAAGAAGAGTAATGCTGAAGAGGAGGACGATACGGAGAAATCGGTGCGAAAGcaacaaaagaaaaagaatgccCCGGCCTCTGACAAAACTAAG GATGATAAGGACGATGATGAACGGGAGAAGAGCAGTTGGAGGCGAGACAAGTTACTGACGACGAAGTTCTCGGAATCAGACTCTGATGCTCAACGAAAGGAATGGAACGAGAAGCAAAGAAAGCTGCAAAAGATGGCAGACGAGAGTGACAC CGAACATTCGGATGCTAATGACACAGGTATTAAGCGTAAAAAGAGGATACGTAGAAAAATTCTGAACTCCGATTCGGATAAAGAGATGCTGAATTCGGACTCGGATTCTGACAAATCCATAATAATACAAGATGAGGCCTCTTCCGATTCTACGGCAGGAAAGAAGAAGCGACGTAAACGTAAGGCACGCAAATCTTCTGACACGGATTCTTCGGTGACAGAAAAAAG ACCAAAATCAAAGAGAAGACGTATCAAAAATTTGGACACAGATAGCGACGAAAGTACCGATAACGATCAAATCACGAACTCCCAGGGGACACCTGGGAAGAAGGGTCGCAAAAATATTCGTAGAATGATCAAAGACAAGCAGGTCGCGGACGATACGAAACAAGCAgcgaaggaagaggaggagaggaTGAAACGCATTGATGAACGACAGAAGTTG TACAACGAGATGTACGAAGCAAGATTGGCCAGCGAAGAGAAGGTGGAAAGCCTGGTGTTGGACTTCGACCCTGAAACGAAGAAGGAACTTATAAGTGTGCATCAAGATTTAGTGAAGCGCTTGAAACCCCATCAAGCCAAGGGAATAAAATTCATGTGGGATGCCTGTTTCGAGTCCCTTGAGAGGATAAAAAACTCTTCTGGATCTGGATGTATAATTGCGCATTGTATGGGACTCGGAAAGACCCTCCAAGTGATTGCTCTGATACACACGCTCCTGAGGCACGAAGAAACTGGCATGAAATCAATTATGATCGTTTCTCCTTTGAGCACTGTACTCAATTGGGTGAACGAATTTAATTTGTGGTTGAATAATATCGAAGACGGGGACTTCGAGGTTTACGAAATGACTAA ATTGAAGAAGAACGTAGATCGCAAGTACCAGCTGGAGAGTTGGCAAAAAACTGGTGGTGTACTTATTATTGGCTACGAGATGTTCCGCAATCTTAGCGGAACGAATAATAAAATgcgaaaaaatatgaaagaagcGATTTTAAAATATCTGATAGATCCTGGTCCAGATATGATAGTCTGCGACGAGGGGCACTTGTTGAAAAACGAGGACACGGCTCTTAGTAAATCTATTACGCGTATTAAAACGCTGCGCAGGATTATACTTACGGGGACGCCGCTTCAGAACAATTTAATAGAGT ATCACTGCATGGTACAATTTATAAAGCCTAGACTTTTGGGAACAAAGAAGGAATTCCTAAACAGATTCGTGAATCCAATAACGAATGGACAGTTCGACGATTCCACCGAGAGCGACGTGAAGCTAATGAAAAAACGTGCTTACGTTTTGCACAAAATGTTAAAGGGATGCGTACAGAGATTCGATTACTCTGTGCTGATGCCCTTCTTGCCACCAAAGCAGGAATATGTGATTTTTGTGAGGCTAACCGAAGTACAAATTAACCTGTATCAACACTACTTGGATAACTGGGCGAG acgACTGCGTGTTGCAAGTGGAGCTCTCTTTGCAGATTATCAAGCGTTACAAAGAATATGGACGCACCCTCTAGTTTTACGCTTAAACGCAGAGAAGATGGATAAGATCAATGAGAAGAAATTCCGTTCCAGCGACGACTCCGAAGGTTCTTTGAGAGACTTCATCCACGACAGCGACACTCAAACTACGGAGGATTCGAGTAGCAGCAGCGTTAGCAACAGCAGCGACGATGACGATGTTAAAAATACTGAACCCGCATCAACGAATGATACGAAAAAAGATAACGATACTGGTACTATTTTAAGATTCTATGAACTTCCTGCGAATGTTATATCTATGCCAATCATTCTATCGTCATATTTAGATATTGAAGAGCTTTCGAAGCCCGAAGAGATTGAAAAGAACAAGGATGATTGGTGGTTCCAGTTCGTCCAACCCGATGACTACAAAGACTTGAGATTGTCCGGCAAGTTGCTACTTCTCTTTGGTATCTTGAAAGAGTGCGAGCAGATCGGTGACAAAGT ATTGATATTCTCGCAATCTTTGTACTCGTTAACTTTAATCGAGACATTTCTTGAGATAATCGACGACGAGACGCAGCACGGCGAAAGTTCCGAACTCATCGAAGGTCACACTGGGCAGTGGAGATTGGGATTAGATTACTTCCGATTAGACGGTAAAACTTCTGCGGAAAACCGAAATAAGTGGTGCAAAATATTCAATCGACCCACGAACACGAGAGCGCGATTATTCTTAATATCCACGCGAGCTGGGGGTCTAGGAATTAACTTGACTGCCGCTAATCGTGTCATTATATTCGACGCCAGTTGGAATCCTTCTCACGATGTACAGAGTATATTTCGCATATATAG GTTCGGGCAGAAGAAACCGTGCTACATTTATCGGTTTCTGGCCGCCGGCACGATGgaggaaaaaatatataaccgGCAAGTGACAAAGCTGTCGCTCTCCTGCAGAGTTGTCGACGAGCAACAAATAGAACGCCATTACAGCAATCACGACTTAAACGAGTTGTATAACTTCGATCTCTACACGAATGCGAACGCGGAAAGGCCGACGTTGAATCTACCAAAAGATAGATTACTAGCGGACATATTTTTGAAGTATAAAAATTCAGTGGAGAACTATCACGAGCACGATTCTCTTTTGGAAAATAAG GCTGAAGAAAAATTGGACGAAGAAGAGAGGAAGCAAGCTTGGCTAGAGtacgaggaggagaagaaggggaAACCAATGATAACAGCGTATCCAACCTACCTACCTATATCGAGTAACATAATGGGAAATCAGTACAACCTAACATCACAGATGTACGGTTCCACGGATTATGAGAAGCTTCAACAACTTATCCGCAAAGAT TATCCTAATGCAACGCCAGAGGCCCAAAAAATAATGACTGCTCGAGTATTGACGGATATGTATAGCTATTGGGAGCAACAGACTTATCATAACACTGCGAATCGATTGCCCACTCAg AATGCAGGTATGATGCAGTCTCCGATGGGGATGCAAGTGCCGAATCTGGCGCGAATGCTACCAGTAACACCAAATACTAACGACGCGAGCGGACAGGCGAGGAACGAGCTTCCGCGTAACGATAAGAATGTCACGAAGTCTAAGGATCGGGACGACGACATCGTGGAG ttataa